Part of the Alphaproteobacteria bacterium genome, CTGACGGCCCGGGCCGGCCGGCCCGAGGAAGCCCTGGCCAGTTACCGTAGCGCCCTTGAGCTCGACGCCGATTTCCTCGACGCCAGCGCCAACCTGGGCGAGGCGCTGCGCCGGGCCGGCCGGCGCCAGGAGGCGCTGGCGCTGCTCGAGCCGGCCGCGGCGCGCCAGGCGCACGCCGGCCTGCTCACCGTGCTGGGCACCGTGCAGCACGAGCTGCGCCACAACGGGGCCGCCATCGCCAGCCTCGAGGCGGCGCTCGAGCGCCAACCCGGCAACTTGGCGGCCCGGGCCAACCTGGCTGCCACGCTGCAAGACGAAGGGCGTCCCGAGGAGGCCGAGCAGCATTTCCTGCGGGCGCTGGAGGATCATCCCGAGGAGGCCGAACTGCACCTCAATTACGGCAAGCTGCTGCAGGCCCAGGGCCGCCACGGCGCCGCCGTCGCCGCCTTCGACCGGGCGCTCGGGCGCCGGCCCGAGCACACCGGCGTGCACGGTCATCTCGTGCATTCGCTGTTGCAGACGGCCAACTGGTCGAACCTGGCCGGCGCCATGGCCCGGGTGCGGGAGATCTGCGAGCTGGCTCTGGCCGGGCCCGGGCCGGTACCCACCTCACCCTTCGCCCTGGTCACCCTGGGGGCGCCGCTGGAGCTGATCGGGCGGGCCACACGCCGCCAGGTGGCGGCGCTGGAGGTCGACGGACCGGCCTTTGTCCCGCACCAGCCGGGCGCCAAGCTCCATCTCGGTTATCTCTCGCCCGACTTCAAGGTGCATAGCGTGGCGACCGCCTTCGAGGCCATCCTGGCGGCCCATGACCGCCAACGTTTCAGGATCTCGGGCTACTCCCTGATGGCCGGCGGCGACGAGATGACGGCCCGCCTGGCGGCCGGCTTCGACGACTTCGTGCCGCTGGACGGGCTCTCGCAACAGGGCGCGGCCCAGCGCATCAAGGCCGACGGGGTCGACGTGCTGATCGATCTGGCCGGCCTGACCCAGGGCGCGCGGCCGGAAATCCTGGCCCTGAGACCGGCGCCTGTGCAGGTCCACATGCTGGGCTACATGCACACGCTGGGCGGCCTGGTGGACTATCTCGTGGCTGATCCCATCGCCGTCCCGGAGGATGAGCGGCGCCATTACGCCGAACACATCATCCGGCTGCCGCACACCTGGATGCCGGCGGCCCGGCGGGCCAGCACCCCGGCTTCCGGCCGAGCCGGGGCCGGACGGGCGGCTGCCGGCCTGCCCGAGGGCGCCTTCGTGTTCGCCAACCTGGGCGCGCTTTACAAGATCGAGCCAGAGATCTTCGATCTTTGGATGCGGCTTTTGCGGCGGGTGCCCGGGAGCGTGTTGTGGCTGCTGGCCGAGCCGCGCCAGGCCGTCGCCAACCTCCGCCGCGAGACCGCCGGGCGCGGCGTCGACCCCCGGCGCCTGGTGTTCGCCGAGCTGATCGACGAGCCGGCCCACCTGGGCCGACTTGCCCTCGCCGACTTGGGGCTCGATACCTGGTACCACCCCGGCGGCGTCAGCACGGCCGACGCGCTGTGGGCCGGGCTGCCGGTGGTGCTGGCCGGGCCGCCGGCCATCGAGCACCCGACCCGGGTCAGCCTGGTGGCGGCGGCTGGGCTGCCCGAACTGGTTGCGGGATCGTTTGATGACTATTTCGCCAAGGCCCTGGCCTGGGCCCAAGACGGGCCGGGCCTGGCCGCCCTCAAGGCCCGTCTGGCGGCCAACCGGGCCAGCGCGCCGCTGTTTGACGCCGCCGGGTTTTGCCGCCACCTGGAACAGGGCCTGACGGCGGCCTTTGACGCCTGGCGGGCGGGCCGGCCGCCGGCCGACATCGATGTGGATGCTTGAACCGGGCGCCGCCGCCGTGGCATGCTAATCGGGTGGGTGCCTGCGGAGGATTTGAACCACATGAGCGAGGTCGTCAGTTTCGAAGACTTCCGGCCCGTCCGGCCGGTAACGAGGGGCCGGACGGGAGAGACAGCACTCGTTCATTTCGACAAGCACGAGCTTGATCTCATCCTGGGCGTCTACAGCCGCCACGTGATGGCCGGCGAATGGCGCGACTACGCCCTCGAGTTCACACCCGATGGTGCCATCTTTGCCATCTTCCGCCGCTCCAGCGAGGGCGCCATCTTGCGCATCGTCAAGAAGGCCAAGGCCCGCCAGCCCGGCGGCTACGCCGTGGTCTCGGCCCGCCAGGGCGTGCTCAGCCGCGGCGGCGACCTGGGCTCCGTGCTGGCGGTGCTGCGCCGGACCAAACAGCCGATCCGGCTTTTGTAGTTGAGACCCTCACGGGGCGGGCGCCTCCGCGGCT contains:
- a CDS encoding tetratricopeptide repeat protein — its product is MTSDPFSAALGHHQAGRLDAAAAAYEAIIAALPGHTDALYNLALLRAAAGDNAAAEGLLRRLLALLPDDGATRQALARVLTVAGDYGGAIELFAALDVGDDAELLHQLGSLCRLAGRGAEAVGYLRRAAALTAEAEVADSLALALFDTGALAEAEAAVARALESDPGLASAHNTRGLLTARAGRPEEALASYRSALELDADFLDASANLGEALRRAGRRQEALALLEPAAARQAHAGLLTVLGTVQHELRHNGAAIASLEAALERQPGNLAARANLAATLQDEGRPEEAEQHFLRALEDHPEEAELHLNYGKLLQAQGRHGAAVAAFDRALGRRPEHTGVHGHLVHSLLQTANWSNLAGAMARVREICELALAGPGPVPTSPFALVTLGAPLELIGRATRRQVAALEVDGPAFVPHQPGAKLHLGYLSPDFKVHSVATAFEAILAAHDRQRFRISGYSLMAGGDEMTARLAAGFDDFVPLDGLSQQGAAQRIKADGVDVLIDLAGLTQGARPEILALRPAPVQVHMLGYMHTLGGLVDYLVADPIAVPEDERRHYAEHIIRLPHTWMPAARRASTPASGRAGAGRAAAGLPEGAFVFANLGALYKIEPEIFDLWMRLLRRVPGSVLWLLAEPRQAVANLRRETAGRGVDPRRLVFAELIDEPAHLGRLALADLGLDTWYHPGGVSTADALWAGLPVVLAGPPAIEHPTRVSLVAAAGLPELVAGSFDDYFAKALAWAQDGPGLAALKARLAANRASAPLFDAAGFCRHLEQGLTAAFDAWRAGRPPADIDVDA
- a CDS encoding DUF2794 domain-containing protein, with translation MSEVVSFEDFRPVRPVTRGRTGETALVHFDKHELDLILGVYSRHVMAGEWRDYALEFTPDGAIFAIFRRSSEGAILRIVKKAKARQPGGYAVVSARQGVLSRGGDLGSVLAVLRRTKQPIRLL